A DNA window from Maribellus comscasis contains the following coding sequences:
- a CDS encoding winged helix-turn-helix domain-containing protein: MKNSFQNLNKAFDNKIRLGIMSVLSVNSRASFNHLKEVLEVTDGNLASHLKSLENTGYITVNKTFKNRKPNTTYKITTTGSNAFAQHLQALEEILKQL; this comes from the coding sequence GTGAAAAACAGTTTTCAAAATTTAAATAAAGCCTTTGATAACAAGATCCGGCTTGGCATAATGTCAGTCCTGTCGGTAAATTCGCGCGCATCGTTTAACCATTTAAAAGAAGTGCTTGAGGTTACCGATGGTAATCTTGCCAGCCATCTTAAGTCGCTTGAAAACACAGGATATATCACGGTTAACAAAACATTCAAAAACAGAAAACCCAACACTACCTACAAAATAACAACTACAGGAAGTAATGCATTTGCACAACATTTACAGGCTTTGGAAGAAATACTAAAACAACTCTAA
- the creD gene encoding cell envelope integrity protein CreD yields METKDFFQDKQKSINWQITLKVFIIGIIAIALLVPKFMILGLIQERQTTAEVTNKEVMQKWSLAQTVRGPVLSIPYIERSFDSEGKETRDEIRECYILPKILNIGGEIFPEKRKRSIYETVVYESGIKIGGYFDATDFDQLNIPADDVLWEKAKILVAISDLRGISDKISFNWNDSTFSFLPGMENRLIGSNGISLPLSHFSYKDLPGKFQFTLRLKGSESLNFAPLGETTEVALLSKWNDPGFEGTFLPAVHNIDNNGFTARWKILNFNRNFPQQWKNDEYRVTDADFGVKLVTVADHYQKSSRSAKYAIMVILFVFLSFFLSEIIAKQKIHPFQYILVGFAVLIFYLLLLSISEQLGFNLAYLISAVAVIIMVLFYSRTFLKTWMNSLIQTLILTFSFGFIFVLMQLETYALLVGSIGLFAVLGLTMFFTRKINWYNES; encoded by the coding sequence ATGGAAACAAAAGATTTTTTTCAGGACAAACAAAAGTCAATTAATTGGCAAATTACATTGAAGGTATTTATTATCGGAATAATTGCCATTGCTTTACTTGTACCAAAATTTATGATTCTGGGGCTTATCCAGGAGCGCCAAACGACTGCCGAAGTAACAAACAAAGAGGTAATGCAAAAGTGGTCGCTCGCTCAAACGGTGAGAGGTCCTGTTCTTTCCATTCCCTATATTGAAAGAAGTTTCGACAGCGAGGGAAAAGAAACCAGGGACGAAATCCGCGAGTGTTATATTTTGCCCAAAATACTAAATATAGGAGGCGAAATTTTCCCGGAAAAAAGAAAAAGAAGTATTTATGAAACGGTTGTATACGAGTCGGGAATAAAAATTGGCGGCTATTTTGATGCCACAGATTTTGACCAGCTAAATATCCCAGCTGACGATGTATTATGGGAAAAAGCAAAAATTCTGGTTGCCATTAGCGATTTAAGAGGCATTAGCGACAAAATTTCTTTTAACTGGAACGATTCCACTTTTTCTTTTCTGCCCGGAATGGAAAACCGTTTGATTGGAAGCAATGGAATTTCGCTGCCACTCTCCCATTTCTCTTATAAAGATCTCCCTGGGAAATTTCAATTTACACTTCGCCTAAAAGGTTCTGAATCGCTCAATTTTGCTCCCCTGGGCGAAACAACCGAAGTGGCTTTATTGTCCAAATGGAATGATCCCGGATTTGAAGGCACTTTTCTTCCGGCTGTCCACAACATTGACAACAATGGTTTTACAGCACGCTGGAAAATTCTGAATTTCAACCGGAACTTTCCACAGCAGTGGAAAAATGACGAGTACCGTGTTACCGACGCCGACTTTGGAGTTAAACTGGTTACTGTTGCCGACCATTATCAGAAAAGCTCACGATCAGCAAAATACGCCATAATGGTTATTTTATTTGTGTTTCTCTCATTCTTTCTGAGTGAAATTATTGCCAAACAAAAAATACATCCGTTTCAGTATATTCTTGTGGGATTTGCTGTTTTAATTTTTTATCTTTTGTTACTGTCCATTTCAGAACAGCTCGGATTTAACCTGGCTTACCTGATTTCAGCAGTTGCAGTAATAATCATGGTATTATTTTATTCCAGAACCTTCCTAAAAACCTGGATGAATTCGCTGATACAAACCCTAATTCTGACTTTCTCTTTTGGATTCATTTTTGTTCTGATGCAATTGGAAACTTATGCACTTCTGGTTGGAAGCATCGGTTTGTTTGCAGTGCTTGGACTAACGATGTTTTTTACCAGGAAAATCAACTGGTATAATGAGTCATAA
- the ilvA gene encoding threonine ammonia-lyase, which produces MSSAKSYFPQLKDITKAKINLNDVILKTPLQKNLNLSEEFDANILLKREDLQVVRSYKLRGAFNKIVQLSKEEFKKGVVCASAGNHAQGVAYSCRKLGIKGKIYMPATTPKQKIRQVEMFGKDNVEVVLIGDTYDAAHSAATEDCQKTGMAFIHPFDDPQIIEGQATVGLEILQDSVEQIDYIFIPVGGGGLAAGIGAYFKQTNPQTKIIGVEPAGAPSMKHSFDAGKVTELENIDKFVDGAAVQRVGEHTFEICQKVIDDLVAVPEGRICTKILELYNRDAIVVEPAGALSIAALDFYREEIKGKNVVCIVSGSNNDITRTEEIKERSLLHEGLKHYFIVRFPQRAGALRTFVDVVLGPTDDVTHFEYSKKTNREKGPAVIGVEVQKKEDYLGLIQRMEENGFIYEYLNEKQDLFQFLI; this is translated from the coding sequence ATGAGCAGTGCAAAATCATATTTCCCACAATTAAAAGACATCACTAAAGCGAAGATCAATCTGAATGACGTCATACTAAAAACTCCGCTTCAAAAGAATTTGAATCTGTCAGAAGAATTCGATGCGAATATTCTGCTTAAGCGCGAGGACTTACAGGTTGTTCGCTCTTATAAATTAAGGGGAGCCTTTAACAAAATCGTTCAGCTTTCAAAAGAAGAATTCAAAAAAGGGGTAGTTTGTGCCAGCGCGGGAAATCATGCACAGGGAGTAGCTTATTCGTGCCGAAAGCTTGGAATTAAAGGTAAAATTTATATGCCGGCCACTACTCCTAAACAAAAAATAAGGCAAGTTGAAATGTTTGGAAAAGACAACGTGGAAGTTGTGCTGATTGGAGACACCTACGATGCTGCTCACAGCGCTGCAACGGAAGATTGCCAAAAAACAGGCATGGCTTTTATTCACCCCTTTGACGATCCCCAGATTATTGAAGGACAGGCAACGGTTGGACTGGAAATTTTACAGGATTCAGTTGAGCAAATTGACTATATTTTTATTCCCGTTGGTGGTGGCGGACTGGCTGCCGGAATTGGCGCTTATTTTAAACAAACCAACCCGCAAACAAAAATTATTGGCGTTGAACCAGCAGGTGCACCGTCAATGAAACATTCTTTTGACGCAGGAAAAGTCACCGAGCTGGAAAACATCGACAAATTTGTTGACGGAGCTGCAGTTCAGCGCGTTGGAGAACATACATTTGAAATTTGCCAAAAAGTAATCGACGACTTGGTAGCTGTTCCCGAAGGACGGATTTGTACTAAAATTCTGGAGCTGTACAACCGCGATGCCATAGTTGTTGAACCTGCCGGGGCGCTTTCCATTGCTGCGCTTGATTTTTACCGCGAAGAAATAAAAGGAAAAAATGTGGTTTGTATTGTCAGCGGCAGCAATAATGATATTACCCGAACGGAAGAAATCAAAGAGCGCTCGCTGCTTCACGAAGGACTAAAACATTATTTTATTGTCCGTTTCCCACAACGTGCAGGTGCTTTGCGAACTTTTGTTGATGTGGTTCTGGGCCCCACCGACGATGTTACCCATTTTGAATATTCAAAAAAGACCAATCGAGAAAAAGGACCTGCGGTTATCGGAGTTGAAGTACAGAAAAAAGAAGATTATTTGGGCCTGATTCAACGTATGGAAGAAAATGGTTTTATCTACGAATATTTAAATGAAAAGCAGGATTTATTTCAGTTTCTGATTTAA
- a CDS encoding CPBP family intramembrane glutamic endopeptidase: protein MKHLESALKQENQWWKYLLVLLIGFLGGQIIGAIPLVVAMGIGAARNGGNIVTPDNPMDLSAYGIDPNLGLVLMVFPFLVMLFISILLIKAFHKRSFREVINGGGVFRWRRFWKGFLVWGVFAVILLVASLLFDRENYELNFQLSKFIPLVIISLLLIPFQAGTEEFFFRGYLAQGVGSWTKKRWLAVLLPSVFFALLHCMNPEIKEFGFWTMIPSYILFGIVFGVISILDDGIELAIGVHSVNNILSSIFVTSKSSVLQTPAMFIQKEVDPSGEFWGLLAVSIVFILVVSYKSSWNYQILFSGIQQKKEEHPEED from the coding sequence ATGAAACATCTTGAAAGCGCATTAAAACAGGAAAATCAGTGGTGGAAATATTTGCTGGTTTTGCTTATTGGTTTTTTAGGCGGGCAAATTATCGGTGCCATTCCACTGGTTGTTGCAATGGGAATTGGAGCAGCACGAAACGGTGGGAATATAGTGACTCCTGATAATCCGATGGATCTTTCGGCTTACGGAATTGATCCGAACCTGGGATTGGTATTGATGGTATTCCCGTTTCTTGTAATGCTTTTTATTTCTATTCTTTTAATTAAAGCCTTTCACAAACGAAGTTTTAGAGAAGTGATTAATGGAGGAGGCGTTTTTAGGTGGAGACGGTTTTGGAAAGGTTTTTTGGTGTGGGGTGTATTTGCAGTTATCCTTCTGGTTGCAAGTCTTTTATTTGATCGCGAAAATTATGAATTGAATTTTCAGCTTTCAAAATTTATTCCGCTGGTTATTATTTCTTTATTATTGATTCCATTTCAGGCTGGTACTGAAGAGTTTTTTTTTCGCGGGTATTTGGCACAGGGCGTTGGCTCGTGGACCAAAAAGCGATGGCTGGCGGTACTCTTGCCATCTGTCTTTTTTGCATTGTTACACTGCATGAATCCGGAAATTAAAGAGTTTGGTTTCTGGACGATGATACCCAGTTATATTTTGTTTGGAATTGTATTTGGAGTTATTTCAATTTTGGATGATGGAATTGAGTTGGCCATTGGGGTACATTCTGTAAACAATATCCTTTCTTCTATTTTTGTAACCAGCAAATCTTCCGTGTTACAAACTCCGGCCATGTTTATTCAAAAAGAGGTTGATCCGTCGGGTGAGTTTTGGGGATTACTGGCTGTATCGATTGTTTTTATTTTGGTTGTATCGTACAAAAGCAGCTGGAATTATCAAATTTTGTTTTCAGGTATTCAGCAGAAAAAAGAGGAACACCCGGAGGAGGATTAG
- a CDS encoding aminotransferase class I/II-fold pyridoxal phosphate-dependent enzyme: MKINPFELERYFAKYEFTSKYLLSSSDCESLSLHELLQMADAETHYLWENLKLAYTESSGHPKLKAEIVKLYHSISADEINVMVPEEGIFVAMNCMLEKGDHVISTFPGYQSLFEIANSIGCEVSKWTPEYQNGWQFSIAKLASLIQKNTKLIVINFPHNPTGATISKEDLLEIISLCKQNNILLFSDEMYRFLEYNQKDQLPSASDLYKNAISLFGLSKSFALPGLRIGWLTSKNKKLMQEIASFKDYTTICNNAPGEILSIIALRNKDKIFKKNLKIIAENLETLNSFFKKYKTMFEWCPPKAGPIAFPGLKTELSVQQFCVDLLEQKSVMLLPSSVYKFPGNYFRIGFARTNMKEALANLENFILEKQKITGLN; the protein is encoded by the coding sequence ATGAAAATCAACCCATTCGAACTCGAACGATATTTTGCAAAATATGAATTCACTTCAAAATATTTATTAAGCAGTTCCGACTGCGAATCATTGTCATTGCATGAACTGCTGCAAATGGCTGATGCAGAAACCCATTATTTGTGGGAAAATTTAAAATTGGCTTACACCGAATCCAGCGGTCACCCTAAGTTAAAGGCTGAAATCGTAAAATTGTATCACAGTATTTCAGCCGATGAAATTAATGTGATGGTTCCTGAAGAAGGAATTTTTGTGGCGATGAATTGTATGCTGGAAAAAGGCGACCATGTTATTTCCACTTTCCCCGGTTACCAATCGTTATTTGAAATAGCAAATTCAATTGGCTGTGAAGTTTCAAAGTGGACACCCGAATACCAAAACGGTTGGCAGTTCAGCATCGCCAAGCTGGCGTCGCTGATTCAGAAAAACACAAAGTTAATTGTCATCAATTTTCCGCATAATCCAACCGGCGCAACCATTTCAAAAGAAGATTTGCTCGAAATCATTAGTCTTTGCAAACAAAATAACATCCTTCTTTTTTCCGACGAGATGTACCGTTTTCTGGAATACAATCAAAAAGACCAGCTTCCTTCCGCTTCTGATTTATACAAAAATGCGATTTCTCTTTTCGGACTTTCAAAAAGTTTTGCTCTGCCCGGATTACGAATCGGATGGCTTACATCAAAAAATAAAAAACTAATGCAAGAAATTGCATCGTTTAAAGATTATACAACCATTTGTAATAATGCCCCGGGGGAAATTCTCTCCATCATTGCTTTACGGAATAAAGATAAAATTTTCAAAAAAAATCTCAAAATTATTGCAGAAAATCTGGAGACATTAAATTCATTTTTCAAAAAATATAAAACCATGTTTGAATGGTGTCCGCCCAAAGCGGGGCCAATTGCTTTTCCCGGACTAAAAACCGAGTTAAGCGTTCAACAGTTTTGTGTCGATTTGCTAGAACAAAAAAGTGTAATGCTTCTACCCTCCTCTGTTTACAAGTTCCCCGGAAACTATTTCAGAATTGGATTTGCGCGAACGAATATGAAAGAAGCACTCGCAAACCTGGAAAATTTTATTCTTGAGAAACAAAAAATTACCGGATTAAATTAA
- a CDS encoding TonB-dependent receptor domain-containing protein — translation MRQVLLLLFSLLAMNSFAQNASISGKIVDEIDQQPLEYASVAIYNVSDSSLVNGGITSQDGNFKIENLSSGRYYIQAHFLGYESAVIDSFNLQVNENLLLGTIRLAPSRQLVDEINVTGNRINAMNRVDKQTYRAAQFESAKGGSAVDVLKNMPSIAVNGQGEISVRGSSGFLVLIDGKPVLSDAQTALGQLPANAVDNIELITSPSAKYDPDGKAGIINITTKKGTTNGSGLIVNAHYGLPSTTDFGNKRTSERFGGDITYNYQNNKWDISIGGNYTRNDLNGYRVGSVWIENIENNTINYFPSEGERSFNRYNYAGRANIQFSANNRNIFTLGVFAGKRYQERDADLFYNNSQRLIAQNTQTYAVQYYNANKQIKQGTFTLGNFDYTHIFGNNSSVTASFLYEYDDLYGTTHNRNFTGPGGENIQYVQNPYEKPIEGYRAKLDYSVEIGNGKLETGYQYRNDSQDGVFDYIVTPEDINQPDLDRFRGTAISENLIHSGYGQFSANTEKVEYIVGLRYEYSKRTVDLSVDPNVHVLELSNFFPSANLLYKITPDFQLKAGVNRRIQRSTNNQLNPIPEREHSETLEMGDPDLQPEFIYLGEIGITKLFEGGSSVFFTVYIQDSKNPVQRVNSVYADTILNRVYTNIENGRSVGGELGADLHITKWWDFYVGGNLYYQSYKGSLVILGASPIDIDNSGWVHSVNGNTTFRFAPTWSLQANVNYLSKRPTAQGEDSRYLIPNMSLKKAFLDNRLTATVQWQNIDLGMEQSHRQRISTWGKDFYTTTNYIYETDFVVLNLSYNFNWKNGKLKLPSSEFGEKEF, via the coding sequence ATGAGACAAGTACTATTGTTGCTGTTTAGCCTGTTGGCGATGAATTCCTTTGCTCAAAATGCGAGTATATCGGGAAAGATTGTTGATGAGATTGACCAACAGCCCCTGGAATATGCAAGTGTTGCAATTTATAATGTCAGCGATTCTTCGCTGGTTAACGGAGGAATTACCAGTCAGGACGGAAATTTTAAAATTGAAAATTTAAGTTCCGGCCGGTATTATATCCAGGCTCATTTTTTAGGATACGAAAGTGCTGTAATTGATTCATTCAATCTGCAGGTAAACGAAAATTTGTTGTTGGGTACAATAAGACTTGCACCATCGCGTCAGTTGGTTGATGAGATAAATGTGACAGGGAATCGTATAAATGCAATGAACAGAGTTGACAAGCAAACTTACCGGGCAGCGCAATTTGAATCAGCTAAGGGAGGTTCAGCGGTTGACGTTTTAAAGAATATGCCATCAATTGCTGTGAACGGTCAGGGAGAAATTTCAGTTAGAGGTTCAAGCGGATTTTTAGTATTAATCGATGGCAAACCGGTTCTTTCTGATGCGCAAACAGCCCTCGGACAGTTGCCCGCAAATGCTGTCGATAATATTGAATTGATAACCTCTCCATCAGCAAAATACGATCCGGACGGCAAAGCCGGGATTATAAATATTACCACAAAAAAAGGAACAACCAACGGTTCGGGCTTAATTGTAAATGCACACTATGGTTTACCAAGCACAACAGATTTTGGGAACAAGCGAACTTCAGAACGTTTTGGAGGGGATATAACTTATAATTATCAAAACAATAAATGGGATATTTCAATTGGAGGAAATTATACGCGAAACGATTTAAATGGATACCGGGTAGGAAGCGTCTGGATTGAGAATATTGAAAACAATACTATAAATTATTTTCCATCGGAAGGAGAACGAAGCTTTAACAGATACAATTATGCCGGACGCGCAAATATTCAGTTTTCCGCTAATAACAGGAATATTTTTACGTTGGGAGTTTTTGCCGGGAAAAGGTACCAGGAGCGTGACGCAGATTTATTTTACAATAACTCGCAAAGGCTCATTGCCCAGAATACCCAAACCTATGCAGTTCAGTATTACAATGCAAACAAACAAATAAAACAAGGAACTTTTACCTTGGGAAACTTTGATTATACTCACATTTTTGGAAATAACTCATCAGTAACAGCTTCTTTTTTATACGAATACGATGATCTGTACGGAACGACACACAACCGGAACTTTACCGGGCCGGGAGGTGAAAATATTCAATATGTCCAGAATCCTTACGAAAAACCGATAGAAGGATACCGGGCAAAACTGGATTACTCTGTTGAAATTGGAAACGGAAAATTGGAAACCGGTTACCAGTATAGAAATGATTCTCAGGATGGTGTATTTGATTATATAGTCACTCCGGAAGATATTAACCAGCCTGATTTGGACCGCTTTCGCGGAACCGCTATTTCGGAAAATTTGATTCATTCAGGTTATGGGCAGTTTTCAGCAAATACAGAAAAGGTTGAATATATTGTTGGATTGCGGTATGAATATTCAAAAAGAACAGTTGACTTGTCGGTTGACCCTAATGTTCATGTATTGGAGCTTTCAAATTTTTTCCCTTCGGCAAATCTGCTGTACAAAATTACGCCTGATTTTCAGTTAAAGGCTGGGGTTAACAGACGTATTCAACGTTCTACCAATAACCAGTTAAATCCGATTCCGGAGCGCGAACATTCTGAAACGCTTGAGATGGGAGATCCGGACTTGCAGCCTGAATTTATTTATTTGGGCGAAATTGGTATAACCAAATTGTTTGAGGGGGGCAGTTCTGTTTTTTTTACTGTTTATATACAGGATAGTAAAAATCCGGTTCAGCGGGTAAACAGCGTTTATGCCGATACCATATTAAACCGGGTTTATACCAACATTGAAAACGGCCGGTCTGTTGGAGGGGAACTGGGGGCTGATTTACATATTACAAAATGGTGGGATTTTTATGTCGGCGGTAATCTTTATTATCAGTCATATAAGGGGAGCCTGGTAATTTTGGGAGCCTCACCAATTGATATCGACAACTCCGGTTGGGTTCATTCTGTAAACGGAAATACTACGTTTCGTTTTGCACCAACATGGAGTTTACAGGCTAATGTAAATTATTTGTCGAAACGCCCGACTGCGCAGGGTGAGGATTCTCGTTATCTGATTCCCAATATGTCACTCAAAAAAGCATTTCTTGATAATCGTTTAACGGCTACTGTCCAGTGGCAAAATATTGATTTGGGAATGGAACAGTCTCACCGGCAACGTATTTCAACATGGGGAAAGGATTTTTATACGACAACAAATTATATTTATGAAACTGATTTTGTGGTATTAAATCTGAGTTACAACTTCAACTGGAAAAATGGTAAACTAAAACTTCCTTCCAGCGAGTTTGGCGAAAAAGAGTTTTAG
- a CDS encoding arylsulfatase has translation MKKTWIYVVIIAVAIAGIFFLASSLKIKTNDEKLLNSQPNIILILGDDIGYSDIGPFGSEIKTPNLDRLASEGIRFANFYNMSKCEPSRSSLFSGLYEGGKNSVNFAQILKNEGYYVIHSGKEHWMNWAPEHVFAKNVFDQSLTFRAMSEFFVPPSGDFVNPFILNGDTVTYDQIYYEKKPFFKTDVLTDNALRWLEKPVTEEKPFFLFLGYGAAHYPLQARPEDISKYRGTYKSGWDKVRLERFESLKKAGLISENTRLSPPSSNINKFRGHPSGDEERRAKIPMYRPWDSLNDKEKDELDLEMAVFAAMVDRMDQNIGRVLSYLDEKGIAENTIVIYLSDNGSCPYDSNRDFDYPPGVAEGFRTLCAAWANAGNTPFKYFKQYGHEGGAHTHFIMRWPKNIKAGTITHQTGHIVDVAPTLLDAAGISFPDKLGEISPQPFHGTSLIPILSGKEKAEPDFYISGWTDRFKMYREKDWKIVKLNGNDWELYNIKQDPTEMNDLAGSLPEKVNQLRDNYQAREAELKASAK, from the coding sequence ATGAAAAAAACCTGGATTTACGTTGTAATAATTGCCGTCGCTATTGCCGGCATTTTCTTTTTAGCTTCTTCCCTGAAAATAAAAACAAATGACGAAAAGCTTTTGAATTCACAACCAAATATCATTCTCATATTGGGCGATGATATCGGCTACTCTGACATTGGCCCCTTTGGTTCCGAAATAAAAACGCCAAATCTCGATCGACTGGCTAGTGAAGGAATCCGTTTTGCAAATTTTTACAATATGTCGAAATGTGAACCTTCGCGTTCTTCCTTGTTTTCCGGATTATATGAAGGAGGAAAAAACTCCGTAAACTTTGCTCAGATTCTGAAAAATGAGGGATATTATGTTATTCATTCGGGAAAAGAACACTGGATGAACTGGGCGCCGGAACACGTTTTTGCAAAAAATGTTTTTGATCAGTCGTTAACTTTCCGGGCTATGAGTGAATTTTTTGTCCCTCCTTCAGGAGATTTTGTGAATCCGTTTATTTTGAACGGAGATACGGTAACTTACGACCAGATTTACTATGAAAAAAAACCATTTTTTAAAACAGATGTTTTAACGGATAACGCCCTTCGATGGTTAGAAAAACCGGTAACTGAAGAAAAACCATTTTTTCTGTTTTTAGGTTACGGTGCCGCCCACTACCCGCTTCAGGCGAGACCAGAAGATATTTCAAAATACCGAGGCACGTACAAATCAGGATGGGATAAAGTAAGGCTGGAAAGATTTGAAAGTTTAAAAAAAGCAGGCTTGATTTCTGAAAATACCAGACTTAGTCCACCCAGTTCCAATATCAACAAGTTCAGAGGTCATCCGTCCGGAGATGAAGAACGAAGGGCTAAAATTCCAATGTACCGCCCATGGGATTCATTGAACGATAAAGAAAAAGATGAACTGGATTTAGAGATGGCTGTTTTTGCAGCTATGGTTGACAGGATGGATCAAAATATCGGGCGTGTTTTAAGCTACCTCGATGAAAAAGGAATAGCTGAAAATACCATTGTTATTTATCTCTCCGACAATGGCTCCTGTCCATACGACAGCAATCGGGATTTTGATTACCCTCCCGGAGTTGCCGAAGGATTTCGTACGCTTTGTGCCGCTTGGGCAAATGCCGGAAATACGCCTTTTAAGTATTTCAAACAATATGGGCATGAAGGCGGCGCGCATACTCACTTTATTATGCGCTGGCCAAAAAATATTAAAGCAGGGACCATTACGCATCAAACCGGCCATATTGTAGATGTTGCACCAACTTTACTTGACGCAGCGGGTATTAGTTTCCCGGATAAGTTAGGCGAGATAAGTCCGCAACCTTTTCACGGAACATCGCTTATCCCCATTCTTTCCGGAAAAGAAAAAGCAGAACCGGATTTTTATATCTCCGGATGGACTGACCGTTTTAAAATGTATCGTGAAAAGGATTGGAAAATTGTAAAATTGAATGGTAACGACTGGGAATTATACAATATAAAACAAGATCCAACAGAGATGAATGATCTTGCCGGATCATTACCGGAAAAGGTAAACCAATTAAGGGATAATTACCAGGCCAGGGAGGCGGAGCTAAAAGCAAGTGCAAAATAG
- a CDS encoding PKD domain-containing protein produces the protein MKKYIGNSKILILISFFTFLYFSAFSQPFRYTKTIFEEVDTLKEVEYASAEWLNNPISFLSVYNIHDGENITETRPLYMDIFMPKTDTLTKRPAIIFSHSGAFLIGSRYNDDMIAMCDSFARKGFVTATIDYRLGMGATVSRILGLIVSLSVDEENAYRAAYRSVQDSRAAIRFLKYNANEFGIDSSKIFMIGSSAGGIQTLSTLYINSESEIPEGVFASPSLGGLDMVGIEGSNSMPAAAVSLWGAVLDTKVIEDNNTPLLLIHGKDDEIVPFRKGIPLEGNIPENPIASFNMSETYGSFCVDTALNNRGVVHETYFVKGKNHEFYGVDTGEFPPEGPNEYWDTIQHKMTDFLFDQICPAVDFDYEINGRTLIASNKSTSDHSVFWDFGDGNTSTEVQTEHSYEMDGEYTVSLTVCNENLACDTTSKTINIITVHNSPDLKISDVTIYPTPALNKINVTGVPVPFDINIYNLTGQLQLSKTNISTRQVDITSLTPGIYITEIKNKNTSTVCKFTKQRP, from the coding sequence ATGAAAAAATACATTGGAAATAGCAAAATTCTTATTTTAATTTCCTTTTTCACATTTCTGTATTTTAGTGCTTTTTCACAACCTTTCCGATATACTAAAACCATATTTGAAGAAGTGGATACACTAAAAGAAGTGGAATACGCAAGCGCTGAATGGCTAAATAATCCAATTTCTTTTCTTTCTGTTTACAACATCCATGATGGCGAAAATATAACAGAAACCCGACCATTGTATATGGACATTTTTATGCCCAAAACCGACACGCTTACCAAACGCCCGGCAATTATATTTTCGCATAGCGGGGCATTTTTAATTGGATCAAGATACAACGACGATATGATTGCGATGTGCGATTCATTCGCCCGTAAAGGCTTTGTTACGGCAACGATCGATTACCGGCTTGGAATGGGAGCCACAGTTTCAAGAATTTTAGGTTTAATCGTAAGTTTAAGTGTTGACGAAGAAAACGCATACAGAGCTGCTTACCGAAGTGTACAGGATAGCAGGGCGGCTATCCGTTTTTTGAAATATAATGCAAATGAATTTGGAATTGATTCTTCAAAAATTTTTATGATTGGGAGCAGTGCCGGTGGCATTCAAACTTTATCCACGTTATATATCAACAGCGAGAGTGAAATACCTGAAGGTGTGTTTGCCTCCCCCTCGCTTGGAGGATTAGACATGGTTGGCATTGAAGGCAGTAACTCAATGCCTGCAGCGGCAGTTTCCTTATGGGGAGCTGTGTTGGATACCAAAGTGATTGAGGACAATAATACGCCGCTGCTTTTAATCCATGGCAAAGATGATGAAATTGTTCCGTTTCGAAAAGGAATCCCACTGGAAGGAAATATCCCCGAAAATCCGATAGCGAGTTTTAACATGTCAGAAACATACGGAAGTTTTTGCGTAGACACTGCCCTGAATAACCGTGGAGTTGTGCATGAAACTTATTTCGTAAAAGGTAAAAATCACGAATTTTACGGCGTCGATACCGGCGAATTTCCACCGGAAGGACCGAATGAATACTGGGATACCATTCAACACAAAATGACAGATTTTTTGTTCGACCAGATTTGCCCGGCTGTTGACTTTGATTATGAGATAAATGGAAGAACTCTTATTGCCAGCAATAAATCAACTTCTGACCATTCAGTTTTTTGGGATTTTGGTGACGGGAATACAAGTACGGAGGTACAAACAGAACATAGTTACGAAATGGACGGCGAATATACCGTGAGCCTGACTGTTTGTAACGAAAACCTGGCCTGTGACACAACCAGTAAAACGATTAATATTATCACCGTCCATAATTCTCCTGATTTAAAAATAAGTGATGTAACAATCTATCCAACTCCAGCCTTAAATAAAATTAATGTTACGGGGGTTCCTGTTCCTTTTGACATAAACATCTATAATTTGACCGGCCAACTTCAATTGAGCAAAACAAATATTTCGACAAGGCAGGTAGACATTACCTCGTTAACACCGGGGATTTATATCACAGAGATAAAGAATAAGAACACTTCAACGGTGTGTAAATTTACCAAACAACGACCATAA